From a region of the uncultured Desulfatiglans sp. genome:
- a CDS encoding hypothetical protein (Evidence 5 : Unknown function): MQSLVIRQNEKQPSSEHFFCFGGAMTVRNKKVVVRWNIFFFNLTKPFQSFDVAHRHYEIVNGTDCFEHYDLFRDYP; the protein is encoded by the coding sequence TTGCAGAGCCTGGTGATTAGACAAAACGAGAAACAACCTTCCTCTGAACATTTTTTCTGCTTTGGGGGCGCCATGACTGTCCGTAACAAAAAAGTCGTCGTCAGGTGGAATATCTTCTTCTTCAACCTCACCAAGCCATTCCAATCCTTCGATGTTGCGCACCGCCACTATGAAATTGTCAACGGGACCGACTGTTTCGAGCACTATGACCTCTTCCGGGATTACCCCTGA
- a CDS encoding ATPase — translation MARADLLIELVRAGARGEQPLFRKALEAVIAEERAKQHHILADRLTGYLNQSEPSKPVSTPTYRNGLTTNLFFELNPTRRMDDLILSDVITSACKELVEEQNRADLLRSHNLEPRHRILLAGPPGNGKTSLSEALATELAVPLLVVRYESVIASYLGETAVRLSRLFEQVRTRQCVLFFDEFDVVGKERGDIHETGEIKRVVSSLLLQVDALPSYVVVVTATNHPELLDRAVWRRFQIRLELPAPTHKQAEEWFRRFEDRMGEKLGVSVSTLAKSLRGANFSELEQFGQDIQRRYVLSLPQANMQQIIKERLNQWEHRYSLTSDNQEDSND, via the coding sequence ATGGCCCGCGCTGATTTGCTGATAGAGCTTGTGCGAGCGGGGGCACGTGGGGAGCAGCCTTTATTCCGCAAGGCTCTTGAGGCCGTCATTGCGGAGGAACGCGCTAAACAGCACCACATTTTAGCGGATCGCCTCACAGGCTATTTGAATCAATCCGAGCCCTCGAAGCCGGTTTCTACTCCGACGTACCGTAACGGCCTGACGACGAACCTTTTCTTTGAACTCAATCCGACACGCAGAATGGATGATCTTATCCTATCGGATGTCATTACATCCGCCTGTAAGGAATTGGTCGAAGAGCAAAATAGAGCTGACCTTCTTCGCTCTCATAACCTTGAGCCAAGGCATAGAATCCTACTCGCCGGCCCCCCAGGAAACGGGAAGACATCATTGTCGGAGGCTCTGGCTACTGAGTTGGCTGTTCCACTTCTGGTCGTTCGATATGAATCTGTAATCGCCAGCTACCTCGGAGAGACGGCTGTCAGGCTGTCCCGTTTATTCGAACAGGTTCGAACCCGCCAATGCGTTTTGTTTTTCGATGAATTTGATGTCGTCGGCAAGGAACGAGGTGACATCCATGAAACAGGTGAAATCAAGCGTGTCGTGAGTTCACTTCTTCTTCAGGTTGATGCACTGCCCAGTTATGTGGTCGTAGTAACGGCAACGAATCACCCCGAGCTTTTGGATCGAGCTGTATGGCGACGTTTTCAAATACGATTGGAGCTTCCCGCTCCTACGCACAAACAAGCCGAGGAGTGGTTCCGTCGATTCGAAGACCGAATGGGCGAGAAACTCGGTGTATCCGTAAGCACGCTGGCAAAGAGCTTGAGAGGAGCTAACTTCTCGGAACTTGAACAGTTTGGTCAGGATATTCAGCGTCGCTATGTCCTCTCTCTTCCACAGGCAAACATGCAGCAGATTATCAAAGAACGGCTAAATCAGTGGGAACACCGATACAGCCTTACCTCTGATAATCAGGAGGACAGCAATGACTGA
- a CDS encoding conserved hypothetical protein (Evidence 4 : Unknown function but conserved in other organisms): MNLKLKEVFRGKVVNKAHTINTGVDEFPRYVLEYLIDNYCSEDTFHEDMEKVVRRLKETFVYGAEAEKIRHYIRENRSHSVIASLEARLVETEDKYWGTISAINENFVNIPESIVRQYPMLLSGGMWGTIDLTYDETEIHNKKIRPFKITAFTPFQVSVINLDEFIERRREFSTDEWIDVLVNSCGLDPEGMTRRQKLLYLCRCIPLVETNVNMVELAPRETGKTYLYRNISYYAHVLSGGKATPAQLFINLNNGRIGEVGVRDAVVFDEIANTDFTDPRSFVSIMQGYMQDAKFSRGKKEILAFASLVFVGNLDVQGDLPHEKYYHLFEPLPDFLQVIAFLDRIHGYLPGWEIPKLAPNSYSKDYGFITDYFCEIMHELRRVDLLGAVRSRFEVVDHARRAHGVSGRDQRAVMKTTSGLLKLLHPDGQVSEEGLQDILSLSCELRQRVRDQLHLIAPGEYDRISLGALMRPSGKQVVPELPDSNRVQRVALPEKPSVGEVIGLAVEGDHGCILHFEMQATKGSGRIVPLGSIQRVMRESIEAAAQYIRAKHEDLGITAEWRKSFDVAVLATFMGVPKEGSSAGITIVAGIVSALKKVPVRNDLAMTGEITIMGKVLPVGGIQQKVRAAYDAGVKEVLLPADNLKEAEGLPSYVLDGIKLTPVSTISKVIEMSLVNNLNGGMQNGPR; encoded by the coding sequence ATGAACCTAAAGCTCAAAGAGGTCTTCAGAGGCAAGGTCGTCAACAAGGCTCATACGATTAACACGGGTGTTGACGAGTTTCCTCGCTATGTTCTGGAGTACCTTATCGACAACTACTGCTCCGAGGATACCTTCCACGAGGACATGGAAAAGGTCGTCAGAAGGTTGAAAGAGACTTTCGTCTACGGGGCGGAGGCTGAGAAGATCAGGCATTACATCCGGGAAAACCGCAGCCATTCCGTGATCGCAAGTCTGGAGGCTCGACTGGTAGAAACGGAGGATAAGTATTGGGGGACGATTTCCGCCATCAATGAGAATTTTGTAAACATACCGGAGAGCATCGTCCGTCAATATCCCATGCTGCTCTCGGGCGGGATGTGGGGCACTATCGATCTGACTTACGACGAGACAGAAATACACAATAAAAAAATCAGGCCCTTCAAAATCACAGCATTTACGCCCTTTCAGGTGAGCGTTATCAATCTGGATGAGTTCATAGAACGTCGAAGGGAGTTTTCCACTGACGAGTGGATCGATGTTTTGGTGAATTCCTGTGGCCTGGACCCGGAGGGGATGACCCGGCGACAGAAGTTGCTCTACCTATGCCGCTGCATTCCCCTCGTGGAAACCAACGTCAACATGGTGGAACTCGCACCTCGGGAAACCGGCAAGACCTATCTTTATCGTAATATCTCATATTACGCCCATGTGCTGTCTGGCGGTAAAGCAACTCCAGCCCAGCTTTTCATTAATCTGAATAACGGAAGGATTGGCGAGGTCGGTGTTCGGGATGCCGTTGTGTTCGATGAGATCGCAAATACCGATTTCACGGACCCCAGGTCTTTCGTAAGTATTATGCAGGGGTACATGCAAGACGCCAAATTCAGCAGAGGGAAGAAAGAAATTCTTGCCTTCGCCAGTTTGGTGTTCGTGGGCAACCTGGACGTCCAGGGAGACCTGCCCCACGAGAAATACTACCACCTCTTTGAGCCGCTACCCGATTTCCTGCAGGTGATTGCGTTTTTGGACCGAATCCATGGCTACCTGCCTGGTTGGGAAATCCCGAAATTGGCTCCCAACAGTTACTCGAAAGATTATGGGTTCATCACGGATTATTTTTGCGAAATCATGCACGAGCTCCGGCGCGTTGACCTGCTGGGCGCGGTTCGCTCGCGTTTTGAAGTAGTGGATCACGCTCGAAGGGCGCACGGTGTCTCGGGCCGAGACCAACGGGCTGTGATGAAGACCACATCGGGATTACTGAAGCTGCTTCATCCTGACGGTCAAGTTTCCGAGGAGGGACTTCAAGATATCCTCAGTTTGTCCTGCGAACTGCGTCAACGGGTACGAGACCAGCTCCATCTGATTGCGCCTGGCGAGTATGACCGTATTTCTTTAGGAGCCCTGATGCGGCCGTCGGGTAAGCAAGTTGTGCCTGAGCTTCCTGATAGTAATCGTGTTCAGCGAGTTGCACTTCCTGAGAAGCCTTCCGTGGGTGAGGTCATAGGCTTGGCTGTCGAAGGGGACCACGGTTGCATCTTGCATTTTGAGATGCAGGCGACCAAGGGGTCCGGACGCATTGTACCGCTCGGGTCGATCCAGAGGGTTATGAGGGAAAGCATCGAGGCGGCAGCTCAATACATCCGTGCGAAGCATGAGGACCTCGGGATAACTGCCGAATGGCGAAAGAGTTTTGATGTTGCGGTCTTGGCGACCTTCATGGGCGTGCCCAAGGAAGGGTCGTCCGCCGGCATCACAATCGTTGCCGGGATTGTGTCGGCCTTGAAAAAGGTCCCCGTGCGAAATGACCTCGCCATGACCGGGGAGATTACGATCATGGGGAAGGTTCTCCCGGTGGGTGGCATTCAACAGAAGGTCAGGGCTGCCTACGATGCCGGAGTCAAGGAGGTTCTTTTGCCTGCTGATAATCTGAAAGAAGCGGAAGGGTTACCTTCCTATGTGCTCGACGGGATCAAGTTGACTCCGGTAAGTACCATTAGCAAGGTCATCGAGATGTCTTTGGTCAATAATTTAAATGGAGGTATGCAAAATGGCCCGCGCTGA
- a CDS encoding PglZ domain-containing protein, with product MLSSWVIEKLEALKDEQILLVQDSLRLLPEADGAVHRFANESGFTVIIASTNLVFRELFEKATVSKETKKLLLIDRAPARRRAHASLTKAPPPFYPDLLSRTADTARIDISLRQFLIEKTGDPNWPQEANDPRFARLITGSIDAVLKAHASLRVAHPTRFTDHDFKTIVAYSALGVPEAAFKRPEARIYWRIALIGYPALEELDSLAPEVARSIRDELRSAPAPFCWFADSPPELIVRAFYLSTILSQHIEHWKLLLTNIDPDLKAFSEMDTSLIGEAAPELVSIDPHRADRDLLEVEASLSKDMLNLILLDQLKLITNGRFAEVIESEHYSVFIRSLALLVGLDSLLSDTPPLAAHEKLGQVLFAEADGKKDLFIEQRPSQAWANLKAAYRLVRSIRDIRDALDVAVKNLSVKPVSELTFKWFRALWNDRRVNRLEFYLSALERLVFSMDFLPRPANDLPPAFLAAQERIRERVGLLRDEIQKTLSVLNVRYQELVAAQYKSWVASDSSEVRLTSQFLRRCVKPNWDPQSEKAVVFVFDGMRYDIWDELVRPIFEDRMEIIADHPATSLLPSETHISRKAIFAGTFPESFDTRRGEDALLKEAMQREFGYTGDVEVVAPDGMGTGETVRYRAGNIDFFIFELCDKELHKIPVKTLPDGRCVPGRPLAFIYQQHIKDIIDTEVMAIIRGLTPDTKVFVVADHGFGAIGRERIRVDLPWLNEPNDCFYLNAWLRQTLSSVGAPRKVRDNVLEFSVSELRMPDSGEAYDRATKQSWQKKFESIIFPKTGYALARPKANFNPDAYSHGGISIQEMLVPMLAMRVKTPEEGLLVLGSIAGPAELIEGEEAEFKMPVELTESHKHKELRIEVQAVYQNKESTPALSSLVQYVAAAGGEVVFRFVPDATDASDEERKTGIMERTLRISVTYREAQRMVRKARSIRFSMRLNSEKIVRRVPAHLGKILGLTPRSMK from the coding sequence ATGCTTTCAAGCTGGGTCATCGAAAAATTGGAGGCATTGAAGGATGAGCAAATTCTGCTTGTCCAGGATTCGCTTCGCCTTCTTCCTGAAGCCGACGGTGCTGTCCACCGGTTCGCAAACGAGAGCGGCTTCACGGTCATCATCGCCTCCACAAATCTCGTTTTCAGGGAACTCTTTGAAAAGGCAACCGTTTCAAAAGAGACAAAGAAGCTGCTCCTTATAGATCGTGCTCCGGCCCGAAGGAGGGCCCATGCGTCCCTGACAAAAGCGCCTCCCCCCTTCTATCCGGATCTTCTTTCCAGAACAGCGGATACAGCGCGGATCGACATTAGCCTTCGGCAGTTTCTGATCGAAAAGACCGGGGACCCCAACTGGCCTCAAGAGGCGAATGATCCGCGGTTTGCGAGACTGATTACGGGCTCTATCGACGCTGTGCTGAAGGCACATGCGAGCCTACGGGTGGCTCATCCAACCAGGTTCACGGATCACGATTTCAAAACCATTGTCGCCTATTCGGCGTTGGGCGTTCCAGAAGCGGCTTTCAAGCGACCAGAGGCAAGAATCTATTGGCGTATCGCACTTATCGGGTATCCGGCTCTCGAAGAGCTCGATTCACTTGCCCCGGAGGTGGCGCGTTCCATCCGTGACGAACTTCGCAGCGCCCCGGCTCCATTCTGCTGGTTTGCGGACTCGCCGCCGGAGTTGATTGTCAGGGCTTTCTATCTTTCGACGATATTGTCCCAGCACATTGAGCACTGGAAGCTTCTCCTGACAAACATTGATCCGGACCTCAAGGCTTTCAGCGAGATGGATACATCGTTGATTGGCGAGGCCGCACCCGAACTTGTGTCGATTGATCCCCATAGGGCTGACCGTGACCTTCTGGAAGTCGAGGCGTCGCTTTCTAAGGACATGCTCAACCTTATCCTTCTCGACCAACTGAAACTTATCACGAACGGACGCTTTGCAGAGGTTATCGAGAGCGAGCATTATTCCGTTTTTATTCGTTCCTTGGCTCTTTTAGTTGGACTGGACAGTCTCCTTTCCGACACCCCGCCCCTCGCTGCTCATGAAAAACTCGGCCAGGTGCTGTTTGCGGAAGCAGATGGCAAAAAAGACCTGTTTATCGAACAACGACCATCGCAAGCCTGGGCGAACCTAAAGGCGGCATATCGTCTGGTGCGATCAATACGCGACATCCGGGATGCCTTGGATGTCGCCGTCAAGAATCTGAGCGTGAAACCAGTCTCTGAGTTGACTTTCAAGTGGTTCCGAGCCTTATGGAATGATCGTCGTGTCAACCGCTTGGAGTTCTATCTGTCTGCTCTGGAGCGACTGGTGTTTAGTATGGATTTTCTCCCGCGTCCGGCAAACGACCTGCCACCAGCGTTCCTGGCCGCACAGGAACGGATTCGAGAACGCGTAGGCTTGCTGAGGGACGAGATTCAAAAGACGCTTTCAGTTTTGAATGTCCGATACCAGGAACTGGTGGCCGCACAATACAAATCATGGGTTGCTTCGGATTCATCGGAAGTAAGGTTGACCAGCCAGTTCTTGCGGCGCTGCGTAAAGCCCAATTGGGACCCACAAAGCGAGAAGGCAGTGGTGTTTGTGTTCGACGGCATGCGTTACGACATATGGGACGAGCTGGTCAGGCCCATTTTTGAGGATCGCATGGAGATCATCGCGGATCACCCAGCCACGTCCCTCTTACCTTCAGAAACTCACATCAGCAGAAAAGCCATTTTTGCAGGGACCTTCCCCGAGTCCTTCGATACAAGACGCGGCGAGGACGCGCTGCTTAAAGAGGCTATGCAACGAGAATTCGGGTATACAGGGGATGTTGAAGTCGTGGCCCCCGATGGCATGGGAACAGGCGAGACCGTGCGATATCGCGCAGGCAATATCGATTTTTTCATATTCGAACTTTGTGACAAGGAGCTCCATAAGATTCCCGTGAAGACGCTGCCCGATGGACGGTGCGTTCCTGGCCGCCCGCTGGCGTTCATCTATCAGCAGCATATCAAGGACATCATCGACACCGAGGTTATGGCCATTATTCGTGGTTTAACGCCTGATACCAAGGTGTTTGTGGTTGCCGACCATGGATTTGGCGCTATCGGTCGCGAGCGCATCCGAGTTGATCTTCCGTGGCTGAATGAGCCCAATGATTGTTTTTATCTGAACGCATGGCTCAGGCAGACACTCAGCAGCGTGGGTGCACCCCGAAAGGTACGCGATAACGTTTTGGAGTTTTCGGTCAGCGAATTGCGGATGCCTGATTCCGGAGAGGCATATGACCGGGCCACGAAACAGAGTTGGCAGAAAAAGTTTGAATCGATCATTTTTCCCAAAACGGGCTATGCCTTGGCTCGGCCAAAGGCCAACTTCAATCCTGATGCATATTCGCACGGCGGGATTTCGATCCAGGAAATGCTTGTGCCGATGCTTGCCATGCGAGTGAAAACGCCGGAGGAAGGCTTGCTGGTCCTTGGTTCAATTGCCGGGCCCGCGGAACTCATTGAAGGGGAAGAAGCCGAGTTTAAGATGCCAGTTGAACTTACGGAATCTCATAAACATAAAGAGCTTCGAATAGAGGTACAAGCCGTCTATCAGAACAAGGAATCAACACCAGCCCTGTCTTCATTAGTTCAATATGTCGCTGCCGCGGGAGGAGAAGTCGTCTTCCGGTTTGTACCTGATGCAACCGACGCTTCGGACGAAGAACGTAAAACAGGCATTATGGAGAGGACGCTGAGGATCAGCGTTACCTATCGTGAGGCGCAGCGCATGGTGAGAAAGGCGCGATCTATTCGCTTCTCTATGCGCCTGAATTCTGAAAAGATCGTCCGCCGCGTACCAGCGCATCTTGGGAAAATATTAGGCTTGACGCCAAGGAGCATGAAGTGA
- a CDS encoding conserved hypothetical protein (Evidence 4 : Unknown function but conserved in other organisms) yields the protein MANTDDLFTARQNLAEICTVPDKIISVYSLEKHVWADSNSEASRKARKPELQTIEEFQIDPVRPFLTDILRNMAAPWKRDRKDNPVGQGYWIQAEFGSGKSHLLCCLSALALGRKDAWDIVKKKEDASGRGKRESLYRFWEEGIEAKSGKGTKGIFVIVKTLVGAGSGTVGLTDKGRRLSEYILDAAKEQIQVELGKNISLYPVELLADRFITEDLERYRKDLSKFLRDPKFFDEDEFEEVDDFIRTIQQNKTPEYKRSCGNKLWRFYTEYLKVQPQIAAETEDILTHMTETILAEGYSGVLLVLDEVSLFMKNRDEDQRTDDEKTLVVLSNRLAKIHNLPVWTVCAAQQAIESKMGVKNIIADDRLKLVKLLEEDKDYYDIVLARVREIKVPAAISNYYLHYKRGFTWPNSIGETDFRHFFPFHKPAIEVLRAITYELTTTRSAIHFMHQTLKHQIKNKGRELIRLWELFDEAVRYEEDPSGVHAGLVAIKTKRETDYRAYEACKRQIDGLTKGYLKVHRDKGVKVIQTLFLYHIARTRQQGITPEEIANSVLIERDTDANPDENNQHYETIADNLKKELRQIVQAFDEEKRPRYRFDPVFTGVDPRDEFQKARDEAESNEAMQKEAWDHLLALDEWPVRTRQMTIDLSSGVRSTFRDIAPFIAPWEDKGAVRSGDQNLDVVWQGRQITGRVGMRDLGRMFADNQPLPPIESDQTDFDFAVYIGTRHVADTSILKLIERRKDPRVLLWTPAELTQEERDRLIDFAAYRKLISDWQGKETEDAVAVVNWVSNALQSDLAKIVKIVDNSYARGRVDAMNNTQMEFRVAGELAAILTPLVDRVLTAAYVSRDIKFDPPFVFRKEEGVKVINGIVKTGRIPKGAKPNQNISAAQNFGFGLNIMKKSAEKELDVSGNTYVQDMWAFVDDKLTDDGQTMKMDTLYKNFMGIGGPKDYGLTRRMVQLYMLCLVRDGRVRVTVGAKAGLAISMLDYSNIADVEFSTKVLDALGEIQKVAKPENWEVLRPYAEKLLGIEIPSTQDDAIISEHRTKLRQLFAQEKESSSRIASRAQSLFDALKSTNPYEAELTQVAKLFAANIEGGDDIHLLLYALKEAMGYQAFDTNMAAPAEVDDLANRLKNYKDIRAFLDYETELRTAHAYCAITLGDQKELAEARKSIETVRTKIGSLKDYIDSDVKLKTELVGHFPPVEGEKDTIASMIRDYSSVYLPMHESAVNKIDGSRKKILDVMTGADIKTLEVLDGVTALQPASTDKLIARLTQLRAEVFECPSPSRASVEDHLRNGPLHECGLSFVNASTHVQTADGAARKASQLLGEAFRRKMDVFLNPAVRERLEQGKSEPAISGLLACKTTDELRAYFIKAVQETPDLVDIINKYLKRIVVKRVRMADFRPKTGTIQKDQVGNVAEEFGRFLESQFTGNEGDDDSLPMLQLE from the coding sequence ATGGCTAATACCGACGATCTTTTTACCGCCAGACAGAACCTGGCCGAGATTTGCACGGTCCCGGACAAGATCATTTCCGTCTATTCCCTGGAAAAACATGTCTGGGCCGACTCGAACTCCGAAGCCAGCCGCAAAGCCCGCAAGCCGGAGCTGCAGACCATTGAGGAGTTTCAGATCGATCCGGTCCGGCCATTCCTCACGGATATCCTGCGCAATATGGCAGCCCCCTGGAAGCGTGACCGAAAGGATAATCCGGTTGGTCAGGGTTATTGGATTCAGGCGGAGTTTGGCTCCGGTAAATCACACCTGCTCTGCTGTCTTTCCGCATTGGCGCTTGGACGGAAGGATGCCTGGGACATCGTCAAAAAGAAGGAGGACGCCTCCGGCCGCGGCAAGCGCGAGTCTCTCTACCGTTTCTGGGAGGAGGGTATCGAGGCCAAGAGCGGCAAGGGGACCAAAGGCATCTTTGTCATCGTCAAGACGCTGGTAGGAGCAGGCAGCGGCACAGTGGGTTTGACCGATAAGGGGCGTAGGCTCTCCGAGTACATCCTCGATGCGGCCAAGGAACAGATACAGGTCGAGCTCGGCAAGAACATCTCCCTTTATCCGGTGGAGCTGTTGGCCGATCGATTCATCACCGAGGACCTGGAGCGCTACCGGAAAGACCTATCCAAATTCCTGCGCGATCCGAAATTCTTCGACGAGGATGAATTCGAAGAGGTTGACGACTTTATCCGGACCATACAGCAGAACAAGACCCCGGAATACAAGCGGAGCTGCGGGAACAAGCTCTGGCGCTTTTATACCGAATACCTGAAAGTCCAGCCTCAGATCGCCGCCGAGACTGAGGACATCCTCACGCACATGACGGAAACGATTCTGGCCGAGGGGTATAGCGGGGTCCTGTTGGTGTTGGACGAGGTGTCGCTGTTCATGAAGAATCGGGACGAGGATCAGCGGACCGACGACGAAAAGACTCTGGTCGTATTATCCAACCGGCTGGCGAAAATCCACAACCTGCCTGTGTGGACCGTCTGCGCGGCCCAGCAGGCTATCGAAAGCAAGATGGGGGTCAAGAACATTATTGCCGATGACCGGCTGAAGCTGGTGAAGCTGCTCGAAGAGGACAAGGACTATTATGATATCGTTCTGGCGCGCGTCAGAGAAATCAAAGTTCCGGCAGCCATCAGTAATTATTACCTCCATTACAAACGCGGATTCACCTGGCCGAACAGCATCGGCGAGACGGACTTTCGCCACTTCTTCCCATTTCACAAGCCTGCCATTGAGGTACTACGGGCTATCACGTATGAACTGACCACGACCCGCTCCGCGATCCACTTCATGCATCAGACCCTCAAGCACCAGATTAAAAACAAGGGCCGCGAACTCATCCGCCTGTGGGAACTGTTCGACGAAGCTGTGCGATATGAAGAGGACCCGAGCGGTGTGCATGCTGGGCTGGTGGCCATTAAGACGAAACGAGAAACGGACTATCGGGCTTACGAGGCCTGCAAGCGCCAGATCGACGGTCTGACCAAGGGATACTTGAAGGTTCACCGCGACAAGGGCGTCAAGGTCATCCAGACCCTTTTCCTTTACCACATCGCCCGCACGCGACAGCAGGGTATCACGCCTGAAGAGATCGCCAACTCGGTGCTCATCGAGCGGGACACCGATGCGAATCCGGATGAAAACAACCAGCACTATGAAACCATCGCCGACAACCTCAAAAAAGAACTGCGGCAGATCGTGCAGGCTTTCGATGAGGAGAAGCGACCAAGGTACCGCTTTGATCCCGTCTTTACCGGGGTCGATCCGAGGGATGAATTCCAGAAGGCCAGAGACGAAGCGGAATCCAATGAAGCCATGCAGAAGGAGGCCTGGGACCATCTTCTGGCGCTGGATGAATGGCCGGTGCGCACCCGCCAGATGACTATAGATCTGTCCAGCGGTGTGCGGTCCACGTTCCGGGACATCGCGCCATTTATTGCGCCGTGGGAGGACAAGGGCGCAGTCCGCTCAGGGGACCAAAACCTGGATGTGGTTTGGCAGGGACGGCAGATCACGGGGCGAGTGGGCATGCGCGATCTCGGGCGAATGTTTGCGGACAATCAGCCTTTGCCGCCAATCGAAAGCGACCAGACGGATTTTGATTTCGCTGTCTATATTGGTACACGGCATGTCGCAGACACCTCGATTCTCAAACTGATCGAGCGGCGCAAGGACCCTCGCGTTCTTCTCTGGACTCCGGCGGAGCTGACCCAGGAAGAACGCGACCGGCTCATCGATTTTGCTGCCTACCGCAAACTCATTTCCGACTGGCAAGGCAAGGAAACCGAGGATGCGGTGGCGGTGGTCAACTGGGTTTCCAATGCGCTTCAATCCGATCTCGCCAAGATCGTGAAGATTGTGGATAACAGCTACGCCCGGGGCCGCGTGGACGCAATGAACAACACCCAAATGGAGTTCCGCGTGGCCGGCGAACTGGCGGCCATCTTAACGCCGTTGGTAGATCGGGTGCTTACGGCCGCCTATGTGTCCAGGGACATCAAGTTCGATCCGCCCTTCGTATTCCGCAAGGAGGAAGGGGTCAAGGTGATCAACGGCATCGTCAAGACCGGCCGGATTCCCAAGGGGGCGAAGCCCAATCAGAACATAAGCGCCGCGCAGAACTTCGGCTTCGGCTTGAACATCATGAAAAAGAGCGCCGAGAAGGAGCTGGATGTTTCGGGCAACACTTATGTGCAGGACATGTGGGCATTCGTCGATGACAAGCTGACCGACGACGGGCAAACCATGAAAATGGACACCCTTTATAAGAACTTCATGGGCATCGGTGGGCCGAAGGACTATGGGCTCACCCGGCGCATGGTTCAGCTTTACATGCTCTGCCTCGTCCGGGATGGCCGAGTGCGCGTCACCGTGGGGGCAAAGGCCGGGCTTGCCATCTCCATGCTCGATTACTCCAATATAGCGGATGTGGAGTTTTCGACCAAAGTGCTGGATGCATTGGGCGAGATTCAGAAAGTAGCCAAACCCGAGAATTGGGAAGTCTTAAGACCGTATGCGGAAAAACTGCTCGGCATCGAAATCCCGTCCACTCAGGATGACGCCATTATTTCCGAACACCGGACCAAGCTGCGGCAACTGTTCGCCCAGGAAAAGGAGTCCTCCTCACGGATAGCGAGTCGGGCTCAGAGCCTGTTTGACGCTCTCAAGTCAACCAACCCGTATGAAGCGGAACTGACGCAGGTCGCGAAACTCTTTGCCGCAAACATCGAGGGCGGCGACGACATCCACCTCCTTTTGTACGCCCTTAAAGAGGCCATGGGGTATCAGGCCTTTGATACGAACATGGCGGCGCCTGCCGAAGTGGATGATCTTGCCAATCGACTGAAAAACTACAAAGACATTCGGGCGTTCCTTGATTACGAGACCGAGCTCCGGACCGCTCATGCCTACTGCGCCATTACCCTTGGGGATCAAAAAGAACTGGCTGAGGCTCGAAAGTCTATCGAAACCGTCCGAACCAAGATTGGCAGCCTGAAGGACTATATTGATTCCGACGTCAAGCTGAAGACTGAACTCGTGGGCCATTTCCCGCCGGTCGAGGGGGAAAAGGACACGATTGCCTCGATGATCCGAGATTACTCATCCGTATACCTGCCGATGCACGAATCCGCGGTGAACAAAATTGATGGGAGCCGCAAGAAGATTCTGGATGTCATGACAGGAGCCGATATCAAGACCCTGGAAGTTCTTGACGGTGTCACAGCACTCCAACCCGCAAGCACGGACAAACTGATCGCCCGCCTGACTCAGCTTCGCGCAGAGGTGTTCGAGTGTCCTTCGCCTTCGCGGGCTTCCGTCGAGGATCACCTGCGCAACGGTCCGCTGCATGAATGCGGCTTGTCATTTGTGAATGCGTCAACCCATGTGCAAACGGCAGACGGAGCCGCCAGAAAAGCCAGCCAGTTGCTCGGCGAGGCGTTTCGGCGAAAGATGGATGTGTTCTTGAATCCTGCGGTGCGGGAACGTCTGGAGCAGGGCAAGTCTGAGCCTGCCATCTCAGGGCTCTTGGCATGTAAGACCACCGACGAACTGCGCGCATATTTTATCAAGGCGGTCCAGGAAACGCCTGATCTTGTGGACATCATTAACAAGTACCTCAAGCGCATCGTCGTGAAGAGGGTCAGAATGGCCGATTTCAGGCCCAAAACGGGCACCATCCAAAAAGATCAGGTTGGGAATGTGGCGGAGGAATTCGGCCGCTTCCTGGAATCACAGTTCACCGGTAACGAGGGAGACGACGACTCCCTTCCAATGCTTCAGTTGGAATAG